The Anabas testudineus chromosome 14, fAnaTes1.2, whole genome shotgun sequence genome includes a region encoding these proteins:
- the epd gene encoding ependymin: MYAAVTLFLFMCLTATTHADHHQPCHTPNMTGFMSVTNLKGEVKAFGAFTYESMGKKLRFRSNESHPANTSHGLDLLMFFDEGIFYEIDSKNQSCEKKALQCTMHPLDIPDDAKFASTINSGSPSIEGEGLKLNVWKGSMPDMKGHYSMSVTMGCLPVSTFYFSESTSFYFSNTDVETDIKDPDLLVVPSFCHGQPVEETPEGTVNSFLNEFM; the protein is encoded by the exons ATGTATGCAGCTGTTACGCTCTTCCTCTTCATGTGCTTGACTGCCACCACCCATGCAGATCACCATCAGCCATGTC ATACACCCAATATGACAGGATTCATGTCTGTG ACGAACCTGAAGGGTGAGGTGAAAGCATTCGGTGCGTTCACTTACGAATCAATGGGCAAGAAGCTACGGTTCAGATCAAACGAGAGCCACCCTGCGAACACTTCCCACGGTTTGGATCTGCTGATGTTCTTCGATGAG GGAATATTCTACGAGATTGACAGCAAAAACCAGAGCTGCGAGAAAAAAGCATTGCAATGCACCATGCATCCTCTAGATATTCCTGATGATGCAAAATTTGCATCTACAATCAACTCTGGGAGTCCATCCATCGAAGGGGAGGGATTGAAGCTCAACGTATGGAAAGGGTCCATGCCAGACATGAAAG GTCACTACTCCATGTCTGTAACCATGGGATGTTTGCCTGTGAGCACGTTCTACTTCAGCGAGTCCACATCATTCTATTTCAG CAACACGGACGTTGAAACCGATATCAAGGATCCTGATCTGCTTGTGGTGCCTTCCTTTTGTCATGGACAGCCTGTGGAGGAGACACCTGAAGGGACAGTAAACAGTTTCCTCAATGAGTTCATGTAG